In Maylandia zebra isolate NMK-2024a linkage group LG9, Mzebra_GT3a, whole genome shotgun sequence, the genomic stretch GTAAAGGCACGCACTCCTCTAGACTCCTGAATGTGTGCTGTGGATCAGCATCCTCTAAACCCTCTGTTCGGGGCCTTAGAAACTCACTGCTGTGCTCCTCACACCATCCCTGAACCACTTTCTCTGTGGCCAGGCTCATTTtcctgctgaaagaggccacagccATCAGGGAATACCATTTCCATGAAAGCGTGTACATGTTCTGCATCAGTGCTTAGGAGGATGGTACGTGTCGATGTTTGGGCAGAACGTTGCCTCCTTCCCATAGTGCATCCTGGCGGCAGGTGTTCCCCAGATAAGCAACACACTCATCCGGCCATCATGTGATGTAAAAGAAACGTGGCTCCTCAGACCAGAACACCTTCTTCTGTTTCTTCATGGTCCAGTCCTGATGCTCACCTGTCTGTTGTCGGTGGTTTTGGAGGTGGACAGAGGTCAGCATGGGCGCCCTGACTGGACTGCACCGAACTGTGATGCTGTGTGATCCTGCATGAACTTTGAGCTACATTGGCTCTCTGTTGGATCAGACCACACAGGCAAGCCTTCACCCGTGCATCAATGAGCCTTGGCTGCTCATGACCGTGCCGCTGGTTCCCTGCTGTTCCTTCCTTGGTCCACTTTTTGACTGACCCTGCAGACCGGGAACACCCCACAGGACCTGCAGCTTCAGAGAAGAAGGCGTCACAGTTTGGCCTTTTGTCAAACTCGCTCACATCTTCATGCTTGTCTGTTTTTCCTGCTTCACACACCAACTTagaggacaaaatgttcactttcTCCCTGATGTACAATGATGGAGAGTCAGCGTTATTCACCTCACCTGATGTCATGCTGATCGGTGTATTTACACTGCTTTAAAAGTCATTTATTACGCTACtaattacagctttaagcagcagCATCACATTTGCATGTGCTGCTTAACAAAATATCAGAAGTACATTGACGTGTACCTGTCTGCTCGAATCTCTGTGTTAATCAGGAGAACACGCGGACCATCTTTCTTTCACTAACCTATTTAAATATAAGAATGAAGCTGATAGACTCTACTTCTGGACAGCCAGACCTCAGGGATTGAaaatcagtttttttgttttcctggagACAAACCAGCAAATTTGTTTGTCCACTCAAACTCTGAGTGTTTTTATTGCTTAAACATAACCAGGTGGCTTTTAATCATAACCCTTTGCAAGATTTTGCATTAACTTTTAAAGCCTGATTGCAAAAGGACCATTGGGTTAAAGAGTGTCTCTCAGGCAGACTTTGTCTTTGTTACGATGACAGTGACATTTGTAAATGTAATTACAAATTAAATTATGGGTCACAAAAGCAAAGTTTTTGCAAATAGATATTAATGACTCTCCTTCTGCCTCCCAGGCAAGAAGAACACTTCCTACCCAGGAACAAGAgacatgtctgtgttttaaatcaaaaacacattttaaacatcAAAACAGTCGTGTTGGACTTGAACTGTAGTCAGGTCCAGATTTATTCCACCAACTGTTCCACCCTCAAAAAGCAGTTTTTCATCCTTTAAGACCAGAATATGTCAATGCAAATCAATACGAATGAGGTAGTGAAGGCAGACGAGTGTCAGGGGTGATGTGTGaaagcagcaagagtgaaaaggaaggtttacaagacagtagtgagacctgctgtgatgtaaCAGGAGGCTGAAGATGGACAAACCCACCAGAGGGACAGCTCAAAGTTAGAGgcgaggctgagatggtttggacgcGTGCAGAGAGGGAAGACTGGACATGTTGAACAAAAgggttgaagatggagctgccaggcaggagaaaaagggttggtgtgacagaggaggacacCGGGGATGGGATCAGGTAgagaagaaaggagaaaaagtgaGGCAGATGAAAACTTGTATCCTGAAACGTGACTGAAACCAGAGGCTTTTTAACGTTGTGCAGGAATCCCAAACAGTTGGGACTTTTGTGGATTtgcttacctggatgactgagcgtGCATCAAGACGTTGTGCTGGAACAAATGTGGTTAGAAATGCACGAGCCCGTTCCAGCTTTTGTTACTTGAAAATCAAGCTGTGACGCTgcttcagcatcactctggaGTGTCTCGCTGCTAGCTTTGTACAGAACAGGTTAACATGAGGTCGTGTTTGTGCCGATTGTTGGTTTTGGGCTCTTAACTGTTAGATTTGGCCTCCAGCTCGTCTGTGGTGGCGCCGAGGCTTCCCCCGCTGATCATGAATCCTCACGAGGAACGTTAGGACTTATTTCCATGTCTTGTGTTAATTCTGAGAACAAATGTTGCAGTGAGTTTGTTTTCTCTGGAACTGGAAATGCAAAGTATGCAAATTAACTCTGtgcctctgtctgtgtgtgtgtctgtgtgtctgtgtgtgtgtgtgtgtgtctgtgtgtgtgtctgtgtgtctgtgtgtctgtgtgtgtgtctgtgtgtgtgtctgtgtgtctgtgtgtgtgtctgtgtgtctgtgtgtgtgtctgtgtgtctgtgtgtgtgtctgtgtgtctgtgtgtctgtgtgtctgtgtgtgtgtctgtgtgtctgtctgtctgtgtgtgtgtctgtctgtgcgtctgtctgtgtgtctgtgtgtgtgtctgtgtgtgtgtctgtgtgtctgtctgtgtgtctgtgtgtgtgtgtgtgtgtctgtgtgtgtgtctgtgtgtgtgtgtctgtgtgtgtgtctgtgtgtgtgtctgtgtgtctgtctgtgtgtgtgtgtctgtgtgtgtgtctgtgtgtgtgtctgtgtgtctgtgtgtgtgtgtgtgtctgtgtgtgtgtctgtgtgtgtgtctgtgtgtctgtgtgtctgtgtgtgtgtctgtgtgtgtgtctgtgcgtctgtctgtgtgtctgtgcgtctgtctgtgtgtctgtgtgtctgtgtgtgtgtgtgtctgtctgtgtgtctgtgtgtctgtctgtctcagcGTGCTTCAGTGTTGAAGGATGGACAGGGAGCTGGTTCGGCAGAGCCAATCAGATCACGGCGAGGCCACCAATGGAACGAGCCCTCCGACCGCCGCTGAGTCCTCCGCCACCCCTCCGACCCCCACGCCTCCTCGGCTTACCCCCAACCCCATGCTCCTGGACTCCCCCGCACCCTCGCTGAcacccaccacctcctcccctcCCCCGCCTCTCACTCCCGCTCCCTCCATCACCACAAACCATGGACCAAAGGCGGCAGCAGCAACGGCAGGCGCTCCGTCTCCTCACGTCCTCGTCCCGACTCCCCCTAAACTTACCTCCACCCCTGCCCCCACCCTCCGCACATACTCCCGACACAACCATTCTTCCAAAATGTCTTCCTCCGTGCAAacccccccttccccctcccTTCTCCCTCCCCCttcgtcctcctcctctcctgtcgTAGCGACCGCTCCTTCACCACTCCTCTCATCCTCTCCAACTTCTTCTGCAACGCACAACAACACCACCATGTCTGCCAAGATCTCCACCAGCCTGACCAACGGGAGCGCTAGGGTCCTCTCTGCAACCTCAACGCCAATCACACCGTTTCACACGCCAGCCAGTCCACCTGGCAGACAGGTAAAGGTCACACACTGACCCCCACATAGAGAAACAGGAACACGTCTTTCATTTAGAAACACTTTGCTGGAGTTTGTCCAGTTTGTCTGTATTGGATCTTTGCTCTTTCTGTGTTCACACATTGCACCCATACAGAATAAGGACGCACGTCTCCACCCTCTCATGACCACATCCAAGAATCCCACCATGACAGTGGCTAAAACGTTAACTTTGAGGCTTCGAAAAGAAAACCTGTGATGCCTCTTTTATGCACAGTCTCTGGGTTACATAAGGAGGAGGCCACCTACTGGCTGTATTCATAAGACTGACAGCAGTCATTCAACAGGCTGATAACATTAGGACCAAATCATTTTTAGCTTCATCTAAAAAAGACGCAGTAATTTAATCTCAGAAGACGAGCCTGACGCAGAGGACggatgtaaataaaacagcttgAGCTCAAAGTTTTATCTAGCCTTCCTGCACTCGTGATGTTTACCTGCCATCTTTACAGAACGCACAGCGAAGACTCAAATCACAGTTTTCACTCTTTGGATTTGGTGCAAAGGTGCACAAAGTTGATAGCTAGTGCTAGCTTTGTTAGCAAGCTTCATCCATAAAGTGAAGctacagtaaataaaaatgcaggtaCAGCACATGACAGTCAACCTGCTTAAATGACCGAATCtgtattttattcatatttctgTGACACGTGGTGTGTGAGAATCTTTTAAGCTGAGTTTCATTAAATGTTGGAACAACTGTTGAAAGCGACAGCTGACCTGAACAAAcggatttaaaaagaaagatcaGGTGTGAATAATCTAAATGTAAGAATGACAGACAGCTCGTGAGACGAAGCCTCGGACCTTTCACCTGTCAGGCTCCATCTGGGTCAGTGTTTGACTGTTTGGGGTTACAGTTTCCTCTTTGTTTGCTTTCATCTGAGTGCGTTTCACATCCTTACACTCGGGTCTCGCTCTCTGTTAATTCAGTGAGTAAACAGGCTGAACTGTGAGCGAGCCACAGAGACGCTGGCGTTCATACTCTGTATGCAGGCGTTGCTGCCAGATACAAAAAGCTGCACAGTCTGCGGTTCCTCACGTTAGAGCTTTAAAGACACGAGCTTGAGATGAGCACGAAATCAGAAACTTCAATCCCGGCTTTTCTGAAGCTGTTCTCAGAACTTGTCATTAGCTGGATGTCAGCAACAGAAAAGGACAGTTACTGATACCCGATGGCCACCGCTgcgattttaaatgaaacaatcgACCGATTGTGATTGAAGTTCAGACTTTCCGCTTAATTCGAAGCTCAACAGAAGTAAGTTTGTGTCTTTCTTCCTTTAGTAACTGAAAAGCTGCTGTGTCGGGTTGAGATCAGGTGCCCGACGTGGCCGTTGAAGAGGATCACGTTTCTCTGCACTGGGTCGCTTTTGTGGTCCGGCTCATTGTCCGTCTGCACTCCGATGCTCTGTCCGATCAGCCCTGCAGCGTTtgtctgaatctgagcagaggcTACAGCCCCGTACACTTCGCGGCTCATCCCGCTGCTTCTATCAGCAATCGCATCATCAGTAAACACTCGTGACCTGCTTCCACTGCCAGCCGTGCGCGTTTTCTGGTAAAGTCTGGCTCctgttcttgagtgtaaccagtggtttgcacccTGTTGGTGTAAACCCTGTGACGATGATCCTCCCTGAGAGCGTTCTGTGGTCTTTAAAGTCTCGTAGTGTTGCTGAGCTGGCCGATGCACCACAATGttgattttttctttctgcctgatgggttcatttgttttatttggacTTTCAGTCGAGTGATGGCCTGTTTGTCTCGCACTGACATTTATTCGGACCTCGTGTTGAGAGTTCCTctgaaaaagcaaacaaatgcaaatgaaaCACTTGCATTTGGTGGCCGTGAAAACATATTAAACAGTTGTCTAATGAAttctgagcctctgaaaatgggcgACTGTGCATTgaaatggctgtaattcctgaatatttgaGGGAATACTTTTATTAAACCCCTTTAATTCAAGTCTGAACTtcagatttaaaatccactCCTTTGCCTAAAAACATGCCAAACAGTTTCTGACAACAAattttacaaaccagtttttcaaatctttaaattaaacctgatAGATGAGATTAAAGAACTATAAACAGATGTGAGCTGCCTGGTGGAGAGAGTTTAATCTGCTTGGATGAAGCTGTCCATTGTTAAAGTATTCatttagtgtttttcttttttgtagaaAAGAAGCATTAAAAATTCGACATTTTCATTGTTTACTCTTTTGGTTTCCACCCAAACACACTCGTGACTGCTTTGCTGTTCGAGGAAATATCACAAAAAGTCATCCCTGCTCTGAAGCACTGCCTTAATTGCTTCCCTTCCCCCCTCTCCTGCCTCTGTTCCAGGTATCACAGACTCCTGTGGGCACACCTGGTCTTGTGCGAACCAATCAGAACCCCTCCCCTGTCAGGCATCCCAAGGTGTCCCAGCAGACATTGCTCCTAGGAAAAGGTCTCAAAGGGACAGGCCAAGACCAAGTGTTGCTTAGAGCTCAGatggtaaacacacacacacacacacacacacacacacacacacacacacacacactttcatatatttccacaTGCATTCTGTTCTGCTGCTCACAGTGAACAGGACAGAGTgtgcagctgcagaaaggatGACGAGTATTAAAATGAGCCAGTTGGCAGGAAAAGCTCAGAGTTTAAAGCTGCAAACAAATCTGAAAACAGACGTTTCAAAGCTTTCAAAGCAGAAATTTCTCCGAAtactaaacaaacacaaacatgatgtAAATGATATGAAATGCACTGCACCAAAAACCCTGTGAGACGTGATCTGAAACAGTCTGAAAACACAGACTATGAAGCAACGTTACCAGGTTAAGGCAGCCGTGTTGAGCTTAAAGTCAGACTTTTAAGTGTTACAGAGGTGCTTTACCTCTctaaatcaccatggtaactgatGATGTACATACTACCTGTTTGGGAGAAGATTATGTGTTTGAAGTTTTAGTTTAAAACAATCTTGAAGCACCACATTTTCCCCAAATCTTTGATTTACAGCAGAGAGTACACATTATACACTCAGAGGCCACTTCATGAGGTACACGTTGCCAGTACGAGGTTGAGCCCTGTTGTCCTGCTGAAAGTGACCTTTGGAAGATGGATACAGTGTAGCGATAAGAGGATGGACATGTTCAGCAACAATAGgtagcatcatttaaacaccacagcctaagAGGCCCAAGCTGTTTCACCACCAGCAGTATGAACAGTTGACACGAAGCTTCATGTTGTTTAGGCCAAATGGTGACACTGAAGTCTTAATGTTGCAGAAGTCgcgactcatcagaccaggaaaCATGTTTCCAGGCTTCTGTTGTCCAGTCTTGGGGAGCCTGTGTGGACTGTAGCCTCAGGCTTCTCGTAGCTGACAGAAAGGACACTCGTGTGGTTTGAGGTTGGACTAGCTGTTagctcagagatgctcttctgctaCGGCTGTAACCAGTGTGTAACAAACCCACAGCAGGCCCGGGTGCATCTTCATGCTTTGCAGCATGCTTTCTTCTTACAATAttcacacggttgctgtaacaGCTGCCAGCCGTACACATCACCACCAACAACCACTAATGACAACAGCACAGGTGTGATTGCAGATCAGCGCAGGTGCGTCCATCTCACCTGCAGCAGCATCGCAGACCACGCCTCGCCACACAgtgcttatttgagttactgatcTCTTGAAGCTTTTCTCCTCCGACGTCTGACCTCAGCGAGGCACGTTtcgcccagagaactgctgctcactggatattttctttttcggtgggaaaatcccagcagatcctGAAATATTCCGACCGTcccgtctggcaccaacaacctcgccacattcagagtcacttaaatcaccttttgtTCCACATGCTCAGCTTTAACTTCATCCCGTCGTCTCGACCGTGTCTACATGCCTACATGCATAGAGACGCtgccctgtgattggctgactgTGTATAGCTGCATGCATGTAGCTAGTACCTGACTCCCATCACTAAGTTGAGCAATgcatatgtttgtgtttcattGTCACTGACATTTGCAGGTCagaaatatacaaatatatctGTTTTCATCCTTGAGCTGAGCACTGCTGCAACTGCAGTTACTAAGAACATAGTGCTGTGCAGCCGCCATGGTAGAGATAAGTCAACAACAAGATAAATGAATTCACAGCTTTAATGATTTCATGTCTTATTTGCATTATCAGTGTTCCACATACTGAATCTTTGTGTCTGCTCTGATCATGTCTCTGATGGCAGACGGTGGTGCTCAGCTAAAGAAGAGTCAGACTGAGCCTGAGCGACAGAAACAAAGTAAACTCTGTTTCTCAATAAAGAACGGTCCCCAGATATTATGAGTGTTCATGTATAGAAAGAGCAAAGCGGCTTGATTGTGACTGATGAGCTCAAAActacacatctgtgaaaaccaTCAAATTGTCATTATTGACATCATTTGATTATTTGCACAGAAACCTATTTTAGACTAAAGGTTATTTATCTGTTCATAAAAGTTCTTTTAACGGTGAAATATTAAACCATGGTTAATCTCACAAATCATTTCCATCATCTAGATCTGCCACCTGGATTTAAACACTTAAATGTGTTGTAAAAAAGTCTGTTTAACAttgaaaaacactgaatatgAAGCATCTGCCTCGCAGTTGTATTAATCCACCGCAGAAAATAGTCCCCAGCAAAATTCACAGTTTTCTTGTGTGAGGGTTCAAATCTGATGTTGATCCGTTTGAAAAAGTAACCTTTATGTTTATGGGTGTTTTATCAGGTCATTAAAAGGAAGCAAAGGCCAAGAAGATGCTTCAGTTATGTCTCACACAAAcatctgtgcttgtcctgctctCCTctgttcatctcctccttcacctgtttcctcctttttctcctGCAGCTAATTCTTACATCTGCTATGCGGCCGCCCCAGCCgtgctcctcctcttcctcctcctctgtttcCACTTCTCCTCCTTCCTCTAACCCCGCCTCGGCTCAGGTGAGCAGCCGAGCAAATGTCTTTATATGCACGTGAATGCATCTTTTGAACTGACCTTAGACGGTAAATGCAAAAAGCTGACTTCTTTACACAGTCGTCTGAAACACGCGAAGCTCAGCAAGCACAGCGAGCGAGCTGCTTTTTTCAGTAACTTTCAGTCATTTAATGAAATGCAAATTTGGCATTTTTAGCATGTTTAGTCTCCGTAACTACAAAAGACGCACACGTGAAGAACACATTCAAGCTGTGGTAAAAACTGCCCTGAGTCCCTTTTACACCCCGTCCCAGTGCTGCGATCTAAAAGCAGAATCTGGTTTCTTTGAGCAGCCGTGCGCATGCGTGTCCCGGCTCTGAGACCTGGATGTTTGATCTGTTTTCTGATCGTTCGCTGGAGAAATGAAAGGGTTATGTCAGCGTGTGGGATGCGTGCCAGCTCAACAAAGTCTGGTATATGAGAGATAGCCAGGCTCAACTACTACCCATAATTCCTTCTGGGTGAAACACACTCCTCTCATACGTTGACTGTAACAGACGGCTGTGACTGGGATCAGGATCAGTGGACGATCTCTCCACAGTTGGTCCTCAGACCCACATCAATAGGAAATGTgatcttgtttttctgtttttgtatttcttaTTTTCACCTTACGAAAATGTCCGACGTTTAAGACTAAATCTGCTTCAGAGAGCTTTTTTCCTGCTGCCTGTAACATACCCGCCCTCGCTGGTAACAGTTGCTAAGCTGTGACTGGATAGCCAACGCCTTCGTGGGATCTAACTGAACATCTTTGTGTCCCTTCCAGCTCCAGAGTCTCACCTTGAGGCCTCCTCCCCCCGGGACTCTCGCCATCCCTCCTTCCCTACGCCTCAAGCCCAACGCCACGGCCCCGCCTCCCCTCTCTCGACCTCAAGTCCCCCTCTTCCCGATTCTCAAGCCGCGACCTCAGTCCAGCATCACAGCAACGGAGTGTCCAACCACGCCCAGCCGACACCTCGCCGTGCCGCCTCCAAGTAGGTCCCTGAAGGGTGTGATGAGGCCGGATGAGTACGCTCCTCCATGTGAGGGTCTTACATAGTGACTAATATATTATCATAAATTATTATAATTCTGCACTTTCAGTCAgctgatgttttatttatatttgatccTGTTTGAGTTTATTGGTGGATCCAGCTCTCACCCTGACAGTGACTAACCGGGGGGACTGGAGGGAGGTGTGGTTcagagtttcaaaataaaagccatcaGTGGAAGACCAGTATGCTTTCAAAATGAtaacagttgcttcaaggccctttatattgtaaggtagagaccctacaataatacagagaagcCTGAGCAATGAGACAAATCCCTGTAGGCGAGCACTTGGTGAGAAGGAAACCcctcttaacaggaagaaacctcaggaccgggcagccatctgctgcaacggGTTTGAGGTGAAGAAAGGataaaagacacaaaataaaagcctcaaATGACATATTGGATGTTATCAACACTCtgaacctttcaaaataaaagcctgcaGTTTAAAGCCGTCTGCATCTCTCTGCAGCTGTTCTGGCAGCAAGCCACAGTCTGGTGTTAGCAACAATCACACTTGTGGTGTGAGATTGCatgtttagttttcttttctaCAAGCAGTgagtaaactaaaaaaaattgtttcaaAATGAGCGTTTTATACTTTCAATCATTTTTTGTCTTCAGTTTTTAaagaattacattttttaaatagatatttttcttttttcactatTTTAATTTTGGTTACTTTTAAAACAAGAAAGGACAAACTTACTGCTTTTAGCTGTTCAGAGCCGTCTTTAGCTGCACTGCTGTGGTCCTGTGTACCGTTTCATTTCAGTGACTTATGAACCAAATAATTCCTCTCTATTACCCGGAGACGTCAGAGCTTCGGTTTACCCTCACAGAACACAACAAGTCAGTTTTCAGCATGTTTGCCGTCATTGTCTGCAGCTGAACTCATAAATCACTGGAAGAAAACTGCACTGTGCTGCAGAACAAAGTAAATTGAATCATGGGTCTTGATATATTTTGCAGCCTTGAGAGATGaaaattagaaaacaaaaacataataaaatttGCATTTGATCATCTAAATAATTCAGAGTTTTTGGAGCCACTGAAAGgaaatgtttaaatcttaatgtGAGAAAGTTTTTCAGCCAACACCCTGAATCCTGCAGCCTGCTGTGCATCAGCAGATTACAGTGAAGCACATGAGAATTAAACAACATGCACGAGTGGCAGTCTGTCATTTATCAGATCATTATTAGTCATATCCATCCCTCATAGTTTAATGGTTTCCTCTTCATGCTCGTCTCCCACAGCTCTCTATTCTCCGGTTCGAGCCGTCCCTCTGAGACCCAGACTTCACTCTCCTAACGGTCACAGAGCGGCGTCACCTCGACAGACCTCGGCCCTCCAACCAATCGCTGCTGCTCCCTCCAGCCAGGCGTCTTCCATCAGCCGGCCGCTGGCGGGACTGAAGAGCTGTCCGTTAACTCACAGCCCGGTATCTGTCTCCAGCGCTCTGTCAGCTGTGCCGCATTTTGAGCGCTCGTTGTCTGCAGCGAAGCAGCTTCAGATCATCGCCCTCTCTTCGGGTCGCCAGCCACAGCCGGGAACGTACACGCATGCTTCGGTGCAGCCGCCGCCTCCAGCGGCAGAGTCGCCTGAGGTTTCCGCCCAATCAAAGAGGACTTTGAGCACTGAAGAcgtccttcctcctcctcctcctcctcctttaaacCCCTCGTTGCCAAAAACCACCTCTCCTCTGCCCTCACCTCCATCCCTTCTGAGTCCAGCCTCTCCACAGAGTCAAGCTGAGCCCCAGCCGCAAAATCTGACCCAGAAGGTGGAGGTAAAGGAGGCTGAagagcagagaaagagagctgCAGCTGTGAGACAGGAAGACAAAGATGAGGAAAGCATTGCTAAAGACCTGAGAGTGGAGAAAGATGACCAAAGAGAGaaggtgaaggaggaggagccCAGTGAGGAGCAAATCAACCAGGAGGTGCAGGAAGTTAGCCGAGAGGAAGATCAAATGGAAGTGACAGAAGAAGGccaaagtgagagagagaggagagaggaaggCAAGGACAAGaagatggaggaggaagaggaaggagagaCTCCAATGGACCAGTCTGAGAACCAGACGGCACAGCTTCCCCATCAGTACCACAACACGGACCCTATCCCGGAGCCTGATCCTGTTAAAGACTCCACTGTGGACTCAAAACCCATCACGGGTCTCATTTCAACTCCACTTCCAGTCCAAACTCCAGCACCAGTCCCGGTACCAGAGCCAGCTCCAGCCCCCGAAGCCTCTGCCCAGAGTCAGAGGCTGCCAGAGCCTCAGAAAGACCTTCAGCCCGTCAGCCAGGAGGACTTCTGTGAGAACATGTCGACCCAGTCCGACAATCAGTCAGGTACCGTGAACAGCTCAGACGCAGCAACACTTAGTGCTCATATCTGTGTGTTTACACGAGGCTTTGCATTAAAGCGTTTTCCACAGCTTCATCTGTCCGAGCTGTGCTCCCTTAAAGGGTCCACATGATTAGTTGTTATTGCTCCGCTCGTCCTGGAGAAGCACACATGGTCGTGCACAGTGtgcagccagcagcagcttctgaTGCTTCAGGCTACAAAGCAATTGAGCTGTTGAGCAAACTGTCTTCACGGGACGTCTGGTGCAGTAAAGGCTCGCTGCTACCTGCTGCTCACTGGTGAACTTTAGTGTCCTGCTTTGTTTTCGGCTGTAACTTCATGCAATCAATACTTTTTTCAAAACATGTTCCTTTTAATTTTCAGTcaactcttttttctttctctgctccTCACAGCGCTGTCCAGCCTCTCCTCTCAgtctcccccctcctcacccaTCACCACTCCTTCGGCAGAaaaccctcctcctctcctcccggCGCACACCGCCCTCCCGACTGACCTCAGCCTACCGCAGCATGAGCCAGCGAAGGTGGACAAAGCAGGTGGCGAGCAGCAGCCCCCCACGGAAACTGAGGCAGAGCCTCTCGGACAATTGGAGGACGAGTCAGAGAGCTTCAGCCAATCACTGAGCAGCCCCTGGGAGCCAAGGCCGTGGCCTGAGGGACGGCAGGTTCTCACCCACCTGGTGGAGGGATTTGTCATCCAGGAGGGGCTCCAACCGTTTCCTGTAA encodes the following:
- the LOC101484965 gene encoding uncharacterized protein LOC101484965 isoform X3, which encodes MDRELVRQSQSDHGEATNGTSPPTAAESSATPPTPTPPRLTPNPMLLDSPAPSLTPTTSSPPPPLTPAPSITTNHGPKAAAATAGAPSPHVLVPTPPKLTSTPAPTLRTYSRHNHSSKMSSSVQTPPSPSLLPPPSSSSSPVVATAPSPLLSSSPTSSATHNNTTMSAKISTSLTNGSARVLSATSTPITPFHTPASPPGRQVSQTPVGTPGLVRTNQNPSPVRHPKVSQQTLLLGKGLKGTGQDQVLLRAQMLQSLTLRPPPPGTLAIPPSLRLKPNATAPPPLSRPQVPLFPILKPRPQSSITATECPTTPSRHLAVPPPSRSLKGVMRPDEYAPPSLYSPVRAVPLRPRLHSPNGHRAASPRQTSALQPIAAAPSSQASSISRPLAGLKSCPLTHSPVSVSSALSAVPHFERSLSAAKQLQIIALSSGRQPQPGTYTHASVQPPPPAAESPEVSAQSKRTLSTEDVLPPPPPPPLNPSLPKTTSPLPSPPSLLSPASPQSQAEPQPQNLTQKVEVKEAEEQRKRAAAVRQEDKDEESIAKDLRVEKDDQREKVKEEEPSEEQINQEVQEVSREEDQMEVTEEGQSERERREEGKDKKMEEEEEGETPMDQSENQTAQLPHQYHNTDPIPEPDPVKDSTVDSKPITGLISTPLPVQTPAPVPVPEPAPAPEASAQSQRLPEPQKDLQPVSQEDFCENMSTQSDNQSALSSLSSQSPPSSPITTPSAENPPPLLPAHTALPTDLSLPQHEPAKVDKAGGEQQPPTETEAEPLGQLEDESESFSQSLSSPWEPRPWPEGRQVLTHLVEGFVIQEGLQPFPVNRSSLLVPVQVPKPQEVNGTNGKAALPVTETIKQTEHSTDSDEEEGGDTDDPGSRSGHRDRTVLHCQFCGKRGHAHNFMRSKRFCSTSCARGFNVRLTKRLRALSAGSRSEKPRPALNRAESVPGKPLLLRLPRDLWSAGQREKDGKEKAAAAEEDEDEDDMVGGGGREEEDDDGGEEDPAVAMTARMERRAARRARRASAPAVTTSTPTTTFKPAPSQWSVEEVTAFIHTLPGCSDVAEAFRVQEIDGQALLLLTEDHLMTSMNIKLGPALKICAHINALKNQ